The DNA region GACATCGGCGCGGCGTGGAGGCGGCTGCGGCGGACGAGGAAACGTTTTTTCGCGGCGGGGCTGGTCGGAAGGATTTCGGAGGCGAGGCCGAGTTGGGTGAGGAGGTCGGCGGTTTCGCGGGAGTTTTCCTGGAAGGAGTTGGGGCCGGACTCGATAAGCCAGCCTTCGGGGGTGCGTTCGCTGCGGATGACGCCGCCGAGGCGGGGGGAGGCTTCGAAGAGGCGGACGCGGTGGCCGAGCTGCGTGAGTTTCCAAGCGGCGGCGAGGCCGGTGATGCCGCCGCCGATGACGGCGATGGGAAGCACACTGGAGCTGGGTGGCGTGGGCGAGGAGTGGGCCACGGTGGGACGGCGGAGGGAGCGGAGGACGGAATAGGGCCTATAGGTCTTATGGGACTGATAGGACTTATAGCGGAGGGCGTGAAGCGGGTGGTGGAGTTAGTTTTTCCAGGTGGTGACGGTGTCGACGAGGGCGTGCATGCACTCGATTTTGGCGGCGGGGGTGATGCCGTGGCCGAGGTTGAAGATGTGGCCGTGGGCGCCGCGCATGGATTCAAGGAGGCGGGTGGTTTCGCGGGCGACGATCTCGGGGGTGGTCTGCATGAGGACGGGGTCGAGGTTGCCTTGGACGGCGATGTTGTCGGGGAGGTTGCGACGGGTGATGGCGAGCTCGTGGGTCCAGTCGAGGCTGATGGCGCGGACGCCGGAGAAGGCCTGGTCGGTGAGCTGGGTCGCGGTGCCTTTGGCGTAGAGGATGATCGGGAAACCAGCGGGGAGGGCGGCGACGATCTGGCGTATCCAGCGAAGGGATGCTGCTTGATAATCCTGGCCGGAGAGGATGCCGCCCCAGGAGTCGAAGATCTGGATGGCGTCGGCACCGGCGCGGATCTGCATCTGGAAATAGACGATGAGCGCGGCGGTGAGTTTTTCGAGGAGGGCGTCGAAGGTGGCGCGGTCGGTGTAGAAGAGGAGTTTGATGCGCTCGAAGTCGTCGGAGCTGCCGCCCTCGACCATGTAGGTGGCGAGCGTCCAGGGGGAGCCGCCGAAGCCGAGGAGGGCTTTGTGGGAGATCGCGGGATCAGCGGAGGTGGTGAGCTCCTTTTTGAGGAGGGCGAGGGCTTCGCCGACGTAGGCGAGTTTTTCGGTAACGGCTTCGGATGGATTCAAGGCGTCGACCTGGGCACGCGTTTCGAGGCGGTAGCTCATGGCGATGCCGCCGGTGTCGCGGAAGGCGTAGGGCTGGCCGAGGGCTTCGGGGATGACGAGGATGTCGGAGAAGAGGATGGCGGCGTCGAGGCCGGGGAAACGGCGGAGCGGCTGGAGGGTGACCTCGGTGGCGACGGCGGGGGTCTTCACCATTTCGAGGAAGGAAGACTTCGCTTTGAGCGCACGGTACTCGGGCAGGTAGCGGCCGGCCTGGCGCATGACCCAGAGCGGCGGGCGCTCGAGGGGCTGGCAGGCGAGGGCGGCGAGGAAGCGGGCGCGGGAAGTCATTTTCGGAGATTGGCGAAGGGCGAGAGGCGAATGGTCCGGAGGGCGGAAAGGGGGAACGCTCAACGCTCAACGTTTAACGCTCAACGCTCAAGTTGAGGGCGGAGCACGGCGCACTAGCTGAAGGTCTTCGTTGTCTGAGGTGTTTTCACAGACGAGTCCTAGCTTCTGCCATTTGATCATGACCAGCCCGCGTGAATCAGCTTCGGTCAGTCCCCATTCAGGAAGCCCGTCTTGAAGTGACATAATCCAGCCTTCATCTTCGCCATTCCGCGTTACGACGTCGCCGAGCATGACTTCTTCACCACTAAGATAAGTCTGCATGGGAAGTCGGCGGAATTAATTACCTGCCCAGTCGCGGGGTTTGAGGAAGACCTCGTGAAGGCGCGCTTCGGGGGAGCCGGGGGCGGGCTGGTGGTTGTAGTCCCAGCGGACTAGGGGCGGGAGGGACATGAGGATGGATTCGGTGCGGCCGCCGCTTTGGAGGCCGAAGTGGGTGCCGCGGTCCCAGACGAGGTTGAATTCGACGTAGCGACCGCGGCGGTACAGCTGCCACTGGCGTTCGCGGTCGCTGTAGGCGGTTGATTTTCGTTTCGCGACGATGGGGCGGTAGGCGGGGATGAAGGCGTCGCCGACGGCGCGCATCAGGGCGAAGGAACGGTCGAAGCCGAGCTCGTTGAAGTCGTCGAAAAAGAGGCCGCCGATGCCGCGGGGTTCGGCGCGGTGCTTCAGGTAGAAATAGTCGTCGCACCATTTTTTGAAGCGCGGGTGGAGCGTTTCGCCGAAGGGGGCGACGGCGTCGCGGGCGGTGCGGTGCCAGTGGGCGCAGTCGTCTTCGTAGCCGTAGTACGGAGTCAGGTCGAAGCCGCCGCCGAACCACCAGACGGGCGCGGGCGCGCCCGTTTGGGTTGAAGGTTGAAGGTTGAAAGTTGAATGGTCGGAGGCGGACGCAGGCGTGGGTAAGGCCGAGACGCTGTTGTGGGCGCAGAAGAAGCGGACGTTGGCGTGGCTGGTGGGGACGTGGGGATTTTTCGGGTGGATGACGAGGGAGACGCCGAGGGCTTCCCATTTTTTGCCGGCGAGTTCGGGGCGGTGCGCGGTGGCGGAGGGCGGGAGTTTGTCGCCGGTGACGTGGGAGAAGGCGACGCCGGCTTTTTCGAAGACGGCGCCCTCGGTGAGGATGCGGGTGCGTCCGCCGCCGCCTTCGGGGCGGGTCCATGTGTCGGTGATGAAATCGGCGGAGCCGTCTTCGGCGGCGAGTTCGCGGCAGATGTTGTCCTGCAGGCCGAGGAGGTAGGTTTTGACCGCGGCTAAGTCGGGTGCGGCGGCGGAGTTTGGAGCGGGAACGTCTGGCATGCGGCGGTAAGTTGAATCGCAAAGACGCTAAGACGCGAAGATCGGACGCAAAGAGGAAAACTGCTTAGGAACGGAGTTGAGTCGCGAAGACGCTGAGGCGAAGTCGGAGGAAAGGAGAACCACGATTGGGCTCGGAGCTTCGCTGCTTCGCGTCTTGGGATTCGATTCTTACTCCGAGGAGCGGATCACGCCTTTGCCTTCGTGGGTGCGGAAGCGGGAGGCAAGGCCGTAGCGGGGACTGGCGATGGCAGAGAAGAGGAAGGCAGCGCCGAGGCAGAGGACGATGCTGGCGCCGCTGGCGAGGCCGGCGTGGTAGCTGAGGAGGATGCCGCTGATGGTGCCAATCAGTGCGAGGGCGACGGAGGTGAGGAGGAGTTTGCCGAAGTGATCGCACCAGAGGTAGGCGGTGACGGCGGGGAGGAGGAAGAGGCCGAGGGCGAGGACGATGCCCATGGCTTGAAGGGCGGCGACGAGGTTGAGGACGGTCAGAGCGAGGAGGCCGAGGTGGACGAGTGTGCCGCGTCCGCCGGTGGCGCGGTGGAAGATGGGGTCGAAGGTTTCGAGGAGGATGCCGCGTCGGAAGATGGCGAATACGGCGAGGGTGACAGAGCTGGCGAGGGCGGAGAGGAGCAGGTCGTCGGGGCTGACGCCGAGGATGTTGCCGAAGAGGAAGTGCATGAGGTCGAGGCGCGACTTCATGAGGGAGACGAGGGCGATGCCGGCGGCGAAGAAGATGACGAAGAGGGCGCCGAAGGCGGCGTCTTCTTTGATGCGGGTGAGGCGGCTGAGGAGGGCGCTGCCGGCGGCGGTGAGGAGTCCGGCGATGAGCGCGCCGAGGAAGAGGGCGAGGGTGTTTGCGCCGAAGAGGAGGAAGGCGAGGGCGACGCCGGGGAGGAGGGAATGCGAGAGGGCGTCGCCGAGGAGGGCGAGGCGGCGGAGCACGAGGATCGAGCCGAGGAGTCCGCCGCTGAGGCTGAGGAGCGCGGCGGAGAGCAGGCCGCGTTGCATGAACTCGAAGGTGAAGGGCTCGATGAGCAGCTCGTGGAAAGACATCGGCAGTGAGGCGAAATCGGCGGGAATCGCGGGTGGTGGTTAGGTGAATCGCGAAGACGCGAAGGCGCTAAGGGCGGAGCGAAAGAGGTGAGGTGGAGTCGGAAGTGATCGCGGAAACGCGGAAGAGCGGAAGCGCTGAAATAGGTCCTATAGGGCTCATGGGACTTATAGGACTTATATTCGGAAGACGGACGGGCGTATGTTATTTAGGGAAGGTGGCGGTGCGGATGAGTTTTAAGGGGTCGTCGATGTGGGCGCAGTGGCCGCCTCGATACGCGGTGTCGATGTTGTGCGGGTTGAGGACGTCGGCGACGGAGCCGGAGGCGATGTGGCGGGTGTTGAGGAGGACGGCGTTGACGAAGTGTTCGCGGGCCAGGGCGAGTTCGTGGACGACGGCGACAACGGTGCGGCCTTGGGCCTGCCAGCCGCGGAGGATGTGGGCGAGTTCCTCGGTGGCGTGGAGGTCGAGGCCGGCGAAGGGCTCATCCAGGAGGAAGATGTCGGCGCCTTGGGCGAGGGCGCGGGCGAGGAAGACGCGTTGTTGTTGTCCGCCTGAGAGCTGGCTGATCTGGCGGCCGGCGAGGGCGGCGATGTCGAGTTCGTCGAGGGCGCGGTCGACGGCGGCGTGGTCGGATTTGGAGAAGCGGGAGAAGAGGCCGAGGGCGGGGTAGCGGCCTTGTTCGACGACGGCGCGGACAGTGATCGGGAAGTCCCAGTCGATGAGGTGGCGTTGCGGCAGGTAGGCGAGGCGCGGGAGCTGGTGGTGGGTATGGTGATCGCCGATACGGATCTCGCCGGTGTCGAGCGGGTGCCAGCCGAGGATGGCGCGGAGGAGGGTGGACTTGCCGGCGCCGTTGGGGCCGAGGAGGGCGGTGAGGCTGCCGCAGAGGATGTTCACGCTGACACGATCGAGCGCGGTGACGCGGCCGTGGCGGACGGTGACGTCGGAGATGCGCAGGATGTTGTGGGGGGCGTGGGACAACGGAAAGTTGAGAGCTGAGGGTTGAGAGTTGAGAGACGGAGGGAGCAGGGCGGAGGCGGAGGAATCGCAAAGACGCGAAGGCGCTAAGGGCGGAGCGAAGGATGCAGAGATGCTGGCGAACTATTTCAGGGCGGTGGTGATGGTTTCGAGGTTGGCGCGGGCCATGGCGAGGAAGGTGGCGGCAGGCGAATCGGGAGTGCCGAGGCTGTCGGTGTAGAGTTCGTTGACGATGGCGACGCCGGCTTCTTTCGCGAGGAGGGTTGGGATTTTGGGGTTGGTCGTGGACTCAATGGAGACGGCGCGGATGTTTTCGCGGCGGAGGAGTTTCACGATGGTGGCGAGTTGTTTGGCGCTGGGTTCCTGGTCGGGGCGGAGGCCGGAGATGGGGATGATTTCGAGGCCGTAGGCGTGCCCGAGGTAGCGGAGGGAGTCGTGGGAGGTGACGAGTTTGCGGCGAGCGGCGGGGAGGGCGGCGATGGTTTCGCGGAAGCGGGTGTCGAGGGCGGTGAGTTCGGCGAGGTAGGCGGTGGCGCGGGTGTTGATGGCGTCGGCGGAGGAGGGGGCGAGTTTGGTGAGGGCGTCGCGGATGTTGGCGACGTAGCGGGAGGCGTTACGCAGGTCGTGCCAGGCGTGAGGGTCGAGGTCGCCGTGGTCGTGGTGGGCGTGATCGTGCGCGGAGTGGTCGTGGTGATCGGGGGCGTGGAGGGGCTCGATGCCAGTGGAGGCGGTGAGGACGGTGGCGCGGGTGCCAGAGTTTTTGATGAGTTTCTCCAGCCAAGTTTCGAAGCCGAGGCCGTTGACGACGATGAGGTCGGCGCGGGTGAGGAGGCGGATGTCGGCGGGCGTGGGATCGTAGCTGTGGGGATCGCGGCCGGGGGTGAGGAGGCAGCGGACTTCGAGGGCGTCGGCGCCGAGGGTGCGGACGAAGTCGTCGAGGATCGTGTTGGTCGTGACGACGAGGGGCTTCGCGGGTGCGTCGGCGGCGGAGGTCGCGGGGATGAGCGACGCGAGGGTGCCTAGGAGGATGACCGTGAGGAGGAAGCGAAGGGGCCGCAGGAGAGGCATGAGGCGGACTATAGCAAAGTTGTCTAGTGGTGGAGTGTGAGTCGGAGTCGAACGCGGGGTGGGGGTACCCCGCCTACATCGGAAGGGGAAGCGCGGGAGAGCGATCCGGACGACACGGAGGTCGTCCTCCATTTATGCAGGCGGCGGGTGGAGCGGGGCGCTCAGCGGGATTTTGATTTCGAGGGGACGGGCGGTGCGATGGGGACGAATTTGACGGTGGGTTCGTCGACGGGGGCGGCCGTTTTTTCGTCGGAGGGGGTGGTGATGGGGGAAGGGTCGGGGCGGCGGGGGGCGGTGAGGTTGCCGCGGGTGGGGCCGCTTTCGGTGACTGGGCTGGGGGCAGAAACGGGGCTGGTGGTGCGAGGTGTAGCGGGCGGCGGGGGGGCGAGAGGAGACGCGGGAATGGCGGGAGATTGAGCGGCGAGGGTGGAGAAGCCGCGTTCGATGAGCTCGATGGTTTTCAGGTCGCGGGAGCGGCCGGTGTCGATCTGGCCGCCGACGCCGAAGCTGCCCATGATGACGACGATGAGGCGGCGGCCGTTGCGCTCGGCGGTGGCGCTGAGGCAGTAGCCGGCGGCTTTGGTGTAGCCGGTTTTGAGGCCGTCCACGCCGGCGACGCGGCCGAGGAGTTTGTTGTGGTTATCCATCCGGATCTGTTTATCGGCCGGACGGGAGGAGGTGCCGAACATCTGGGTTTTGATGGCGCTGTAGCGGAGGATGTCGGTGGTGGTGATGGCTTCGCGGCAGAGGATGGCGAAGTCGGCGGGGGTGGTGAGGTCGCTGTCGGCGAGCTGGCGGGAGGAGGGCGGGAGGCCGTGGGGGGACGTGAAGCGGGTGCGGGTCATGCCGAGGGCCTGGGCGCGGGCGTTCATGCGTTCGACGAAAGCTTCGCGGGAGCCGGCGGCGGCGCGGGAGAGGGCGTGGGCGGCGTCGTTGGCGGACTGGATCATGGTGGCGAGCAGGAGTTCCTCGACGGTGAAGGTCTCGCGAGGATCGAGCCAGACGCCGGTGCCGCCCATTTTGGCGTCTTCGTTGGTGATGCGGACGGGGGTGTCGAGGGCGATAGTGCCGGCTTTGATGGCGTCGGAGACGATGAGGAAGGTCATGATCTTCGTCATCGAGGCGGGCGGGGTGACGGTGTTGGCGCCGTCTTCGAGGAGGATTTTGCCGGTGGCGGCGTCGGTGACGACGTAGCCTTTATAGATGCCCGCAGTGCCGGTGGCGGGTTTGCTTTTGGTCTGGGCGAGCGCGGCAGTCGGAGCGGCGGCGCAGATTGCAATGAGGAGCGAAAGGCGGAGAAAAAACGGGCGAGCTAGGCGGGCGAAAAACATGCGGCGCAGGAAGGGGATTTTTGTCCGGCGCGGCGAGAGGAAAGGGGAAGGAAACGTTGAGAGCTGAGGGTTGAGAGTTGAGAGCAGATGAGAGCGGGCGAGAGGACGGAGGAAGAGAAATGAGAAAGAGTTGGATCAGCGGGTGCGGAGGCGGGTGATGAAGCTCCAGCCGCCGGTGGCGTTCTGGATTTTTATGAGGAGGCGGTTTTTGCCTTTTTTGAGGCGGAGGGGGACGACGTCGTCATCGAGGCGGCTCATGCGGCGTATCCAGCGGTCGCTGACGAGGTGGCCGTTGAGCCAGATTTTGACGCCGTCGTCGGAGCCGAGGCCGAGCCAGGCATCGGTGTCGGCGGGGGAATCGAATTCGGTCCAGGCGTAGCCGACGCTGTAGTCGTGTTCGCCGAAATCGACGAGGCCGTCGGGGGCGGCGTCGCGTTTCCAGGTGAGGGTGGCGCCATCGATGGGTTGCGGGTCGCCTTCGGTGGGGCGGACGGTGTCGGCGCCGGCTTCGGTGAACCAGTCGGTGTTAAAGGCATTCATCTGGGAAGCGCGGGAGACTTTGGCGGTCGAGACGCTGAGGGCTTTGAGCATGACGGTGTCGTCGGCGGCGACGTGATCGATGTCGGAGAAGTTTTTTTCCTCCACTTTGATGGGTTCGAGGATGAGCCAAGTGGGGAGGGGGATTTCGGTGCGGGCGTCGCCGTTGAGCCAGGAGGTGTCGGCGGCGATGGATTTGTTTTCGGGTGGGACGACGAAGGAATAGTCGTAGGAGGAAGCGACGGGGGTGCTTTGGTCGAGGGCGGGGAGGAAGACGGCTTGTTTGCGAAGGGCGTCGGCGAGCGGGGTTTTCATGGGCTCGGGAAGGACGGACGTCGGCAGGAGGGTGACGTCGGTGACGCGGCCTTGTTCGTCGATGGCGAGGCGGGCGTCGATGCGGGTGATGCCGCGCTGGCGGAGGCCGTCGGCGCGGAGGGGGTCGCCGAGGAGGAGGGGGCCGGTGGATTTGCTGGCGAAGTCGAGGGGG from Nibricoccus aquaticus includes:
- the hemE gene encoding uroporphyrinogen decarboxylase; this encodes MTSRARFLAALACQPLERPPLWVMRQAGRYLPEYRALKAKSSFLEMVKTPAVATEVTLQPLRRFPGLDAAILFSDILVIPEALGQPYAFRDTGGIAMSYRLETRAQVDALNPSEAVTEKLAYVGEALALLKKELTTSADPAISHKALLGFGGSPWTLATYMVEGGSSDDFERIKLLFYTDRATFDALLEKLTAALIVYFQMQIRAGADAIQIFDSWGGILSGQDYQAASLRWIRQIVAALPAGFPIILYAKGTATQLTDQAFSGVRAISLDWTHELAITRRNLPDNIAVQGNLDPVLMQTTPEIVARETTRLLESMRGAHGHIFNLGHGITPAAKIECMHALVDTVTTWKN
- the hemF gene encoding oxygen-dependent coproporphyrinogen oxidase codes for the protein MPDVPAPNSAAAPDLAAVKTYLLGLQDNICRELAAEDGSADFITDTWTRPEGGGGRTRILTEGAVFEKAGVAFSHVTGDKLPPSATAHRPELAGKKWEALGVSLVIHPKNPHVPTSHANVRFFCAHNSVSALPTPASASDHSTFNLQPSTQTGAPAPVWWFGGGFDLTPYYGYEDDCAHWHRTARDAVAPFGETLHPRFKKWCDDYFYLKHRAEPRGIGGLFFDDFNELGFDRSFALMRAVGDAFIPAYRPIVAKRKSTAYSDRERQWQLYRRGRYVEFNLVWDRGTHFGLQSGGRTESILMSLPPLVRWDYNHQPAPGSPEARLHEVFLKPRDWAGN
- a CDS encoding metal ABC transporter permease, encoding MSFHELLIEPFTFEFMQRGLLSAALLSLSGGLLGSILVLRRLALLGDALSHSLLPGVALAFLLFGANTLALFLGALIAGLLTAAGSALLSRLTRIKEDAAFGALFVIFFAAGIALVSLMKSRLDLMHFLFGNILGVSPDDLLLSALASSVTLAVFAIFRRGILLETFDPIFHRATGGRGTLVHLGLLALTVLNLVAALQAMGIVLALGLFLLPAVTAYLWCDHFGKLLLTSVALALIGTISGILLSYHAGLASGASIVLCLGAAFLFSAIASPRYGLASRFRTHEGKGVIRSSE
- a CDS encoding metal ABC transporter ATP-binding protein; this translates as MSHAPHNILRISDVTVRHGRVTALDRVSVNILCGSLTALLGPNGAGKSTLLRAILGWHPLDTGEIRIGDHHTHHQLPRLAYLPQRHLIDWDFPITVRAVVEQGRYPALGLFSRFSKSDHAAVDRALDELDIAALAGRQISQLSGGQQQRVFLARALAQGADIFLLDEPFAGLDLHATEELAHILRGWQAQGRTVVAVVHELALAREHFVNAVLLNTRHIASGSVADVLNPHNIDTAYRGGHCAHIDDPLKLIRTATFPK
- a CDS encoding metal ABC transporter solute-binding protein, Zn/Mn family — encoded protein: MPLLRPLRFLLTVILLGTLASLIPATSAADAPAKPLVVTTNTILDDFVRTLGADALEVRCLLTPGRDPHSYDPTPADIRLLTRADLIVVNGLGFETWLEKLIKNSGTRATVLTASTGIEPLHAPDHHDHSAHDHAHHDHGDLDPHAWHDLRNASRYVANIRDALTKLAPSSADAINTRATAYLAELTALDTRFRETIAALPAARRKLVTSHDSLRYLGHAYGLEIIPISGLRPDQEPSAKQLATIVKLLRRENIRAVSIESTTNPKIPTLLAKEAGVAIVNELYTDSLGTPDSPAATFLAMARANLETITTALK
- a CDS encoding D-alanyl-D-alanine carboxypeptidase family protein, whose translation is MFFARLARPFFLRLSLLIAICAAAPTAALAQTKSKPATGTAGIYKGYVVTDAATGKILLEDGANTVTPPASMTKIMTFLIVSDAIKAGTIALDTPVRITNEDAKMGGTGVWLDPRETFTVEELLLATMIQSANDAAHALSRAAAGSREAFVERMNARAQALGMTRTRFTSPHGLPPSSRQLADSDLTTPADFAILCREAITTTDILRYSAIKTQMFGTSSRPADKQIRMDNHNKLLGRVAGVDGLKTGYTKAAGYCLSATAERNGRRLIVVIMGSFGVGGQIDTGRSRDLKTIELIERGFSTLAAQSPAIPASPLAPPPPATPRTTSPVSAPSPVTESGPTRGNLTAPRRPDPSPITTPSDEKTAAPVDEPTVKFVPIAPPVPSKSKSR